In Tachysurus vachellii isolate PV-2020 chromosome 7, HZAU_Pvac_v1, whole genome shotgun sequence, the DNA window TGATTGATGAAGACAACAAGGAGTGccaaaatgcaaaagaaaatgcaaagaaTATTAACAGCAAGATTCAGGACACAATAAAGTTTAAGGAAGAACAGCTCCCTTTGCAGGGTGAGATCTGGAAGAAACTGggaaaaatagagaaagaggaGTGTAGGCTTCGTAAAGCTGGGGATAAGAACATTGAGGTATATAAAGGTGAACTTACTGAACAGAAGATAAAACTCAGGAAGCAGCAAAGCAGCTATGAAATGTCAGAAGCCATGTCCTGCTTCATAAGTGCACTGTCAAGTTCAACTCTTGAGAGATCCTTCTTCCTGAAATGGATGCGAATGTATTTGGACAATTTATCCCGTGAAAATCTGTCCAAACTTAGAGAAAAGTACAAGGAGAAATGTCAACAATCAtcagagaagaaggaggagattGCAATACTGGACAAGCAGATCTCAAACAGTGCTTTAGGAACTGAACACTTTTTGAGGGAAATGGGTCAGCTGTATGAAGCTGCTGTCTCCCTTCCAGAAAATATACAATCACGAGAACAAATGCTACACTTACCAAAACTTTGTGCTAAGCTCCTTTTAGATGGATTCCCTCTTGAACTAGTTGATGGAGATGCTTCAAATATACCCCTAAGGTGGATTAGTGACGTACTGAATGAGCTGAATACTTTAGTGCAACCCAAGAATAAGATCATGGTAGTCACAGTATTAGGAGTGCAGAGCACAGGAAAGTCTACCCTATTAAACACCATGTTTGGGGTTCAGTTTGCAGTCAGCAGTGGAAGATGCACACGAGGAGCGTTCATGTTGATGATCAAAGTCACTGACAGCTTCAGAGAAACACTTAACTGTGATCATTTAGTGATCATTGACACTGAGGGACTGAAATCGCCTGAGCTGGCACAGCTTGATGACAGctatgaacatgacaatgaactGGCTACACTTGTTGTTGGGCTGAGTGATATTACCATCATCAATATTGCCATGGAGAACTCCACAGAAATGAAGGACATTCTGCAGATTGTGGTGCATGCATTCCTCAGGATGAAGGAAGTGGGCAAAAAACCCATGTGTGCATTCGTGCATCAGAATGTAGCTGATGTATCAgcacatgacaaaaacatgagAGACCGGAAGCTTCTTTTAGAGCAGCTGAATGAGATGACCGAGGCAGCAGCCAAGATGGAAAACAAAGAACTGTACAAGAAGTTTACTGATGTAATGGAGTATGATCCAGAGACTGGTAACTGGTATATACCTGGGCTCTGGCACGGAAACCCACCAATGGCACCAGTGAATGCAGGCTACTCTGAGGCTGTGTATGACTTCAAAAAGAACATAACCAACATTCTTGTTAACAAAAAGATATCTACCAACAACATTGAAGAATTTCTGGAGTGGACAAAAAGCTTATGGAATGcagtaaaatatgaaaatttcATTTTCAGCTTTAGGAACAGCTTGGTAGCTGATGCATACATGAAGCTGTGCACTGAATTCCATAAATGGGAATGGTCTTTAAAAAAGGACATGTTTAAGTGGTTAACATCTGCTGAAACCAGAGTGTCTAATTTTGAGATAATGAAATCCAAATCTGACAAGACAAACCTGCAAGATTTACTGAGGATCCTGAAAGATGAGGCCTCCTCAGAACTTGATAAATTGGAAAAGACCATTTTAGAAAACCTCAACAAATACTATGAGCAAACAGAGGGTCATGTCTATCTCGTGGAAAAGTACAAAGAAGACTTTGTAAACAGTGCAAAATCTCTCAGGAGGGAAACAGAAAACTCAGTGCTGAACAAACTGGAGGCAGTTATTGAGATTAGGAAAGGTAAGAATAATTTggacaacataaaaaaaacacatactgaCAAAATGGAGAATAAAGTGCAAAAACTTCTGAAGGAGCTCCGGAAAAACAGAAATTCAGAATGTATGTCTGAAGAAGAGCTTAACAACATCTTTGAAAACATTTGGGAGGAAACCGTTAAAGAGCTGTCCTTTACTGGCTTGCGTAGACGAATCATATCTGACAGTGTTTTTAAGCAGTTACGactgaacatgaaacaaaaaggAAGTTCTGTCGCTCAAAGGTTAAACAGCGGGAATCTGGATCAATACGGCAAAGAGGAATATGTTGTAACAGCAGAtacgttttttaaaaaagctataGAAATGATGCATGTTTATAAATTTGAACAAACAGTGAGACTGCAACAGTTGGCAGACAGTGTCATTGATGCATGTATGCACTTAATTaatgacaagaaagaaagaaaagcagattATCATGACACCTACATTCAGGAGATCCTACATATAATTGATATAAAATTGACTTCATTAAAGAAATGGAAAGTTTCTGACGAATTTGAACTGTCCCTAAAGCTGCACATTTGTGCTATCTCTGCAAGAGAATTCCAGGCCATGCATGACTGTTTTATTGAAGAGCACGACCCACGTCGATGTCTCGAGCATTTCAAAGAGAAGTACCGTGCTGATTTTAAAGATCTGTTCAGTAATCGTGATCAGTGTCAGAGGAAGGCTGCAGAATTCGCACAGCTCTGCCTCAGCCCTGCAGTTGAGACATTCATCTGTAACTCACTGGGACTAGACATTACTGACACAATGCTGCAAGGGGAACATGCATTTCAATTCAGCACACGTTCATTTTTCCAGTTCTCTATTTTAAAACAACTTCTGGATCACAGTAATTTTGAGAACTACGTGAGCTACATAAGTTCTTATGAACGCTTTGTTAAAAAGTGGATATTAAAACAAATCGAAGTCAAATTTTCTAAAGGAAACAAACTTTTTGAGCTGGAAGAGCAGCATCTCAAAGGAGCTATTATGGAGATAAAAGAGGCCATCGGAAAAGCACAACAAGAGACAGATGAAAATGAAAGCATTAAGGGATTTATTCAGAACATTTGCAGAGAGCTTGGAAAAAAACTTGTCATTCCAAATTATGCAGCAGTCATAGTTTTGAACAACGCCAAACAGGAACAATTTTCCCACTGGCTCATGCAGTCTGTGGAGGAAATGGAAGAATCGCTAAAGACTAAATTTAAGAAGGAAGACATTCTGAGAAAACTGAAAACACTCAAAGTCAAACCACAGGATGAGCTGTTCAAGCGTGTATTTGGCTGCGGGAAACAGTGTCCATTCTGCAAAGCACCATGTGAGGCAGGAGGAGAAGCTCATACACATCACTGTGCTTCTGTACACAGACCTCAAGGACTTGGTTCATACAGGTATGTGCACTCAGCTAAATTAGTCACCAACATTTGCTCTACTGATGTGAACACTGAAGTCCAGTTCAGATGCCCAGAGACCCAATTTGAGGATCATCCGTACAAAAAATACAGGGAGATCTTTCCGGACTGGAACATCCCTGCAGATCCCAGCATAGAGGCCTCAGACTACTGGAAATTTGTTATGGCAAAATATAATGATCAGTTTGCACATGCGTATGAGGCAAAACCTGCAGATATTCCCccagtgtggaaaaaaatcacaaaggaAGCAGCAGAAAAAAGTCTGAAGGAGTGTTTTAGTATCAAATAAATACTAGTGAAAAATCATTAGGATAAAGGAGATTAAAGAAAACTTTGGCTTGATTTTAAAATGCTATTGGAGTCTTTCATCTCATCCTGCCATTAGTACATCCCTTGACAACAACTGACAACTTGTCTTTCCTTTAGCGTTCTCTTTTAAAATTCCAACCAGCAAAGAGAATACTGTGCATTTCAATGACACTGAAAAGCACAAGAATTAGAATTATGTCTTTGGATGTAAAACTTCACAAATTAATGattctgtttctttaatttGCTTCTTTCCAAATTTTATTGCTCTTTCTTACTGGATGTTTATGTGAATGTTGATTTCTTATAAATCCATCTTTAAAATCTAATTCAGTTTCATTAATCATCAGTTTAAGTATATTCATACAACACTGTTAGTCTATGTAACGTGTATTTTCTGGcatatatgattattatataaatattacatttaaatcaaaACTTAGATCTTAGTTAATAGAAGGTATAATACTAAAGTAATCACAACATTATTGCCTTGTAATCAAAATCAATGTAACCAATTGAACTTTCAATAAACCTGTGATTCTGTCTAAAAAAACTTtcatgtgtataaatataaactcaTGGAGCACTTGGATAATAGGAACAGCTGTACACctactcattcatgcaattatgtattcagccaatcatgtggcagttGTGCAAAGCATTAGATCGTATCAAAAAGATACGGTTCAGTAGTTTCAGGTAATCATGAAccatcagaatgaggaaaaatatgttttcatcAGTGATTTTGACTGTGGCATGATTGCTGCTGCCAACAGGCCGTTGCTTGTATTAATAAAGACTTTAAAAATCATCTGAGTTAGAAAGCTctctggatgttttttctttattgcagagatattcaactaaaatttaaagaaaatttcttgaagcaaaagttccggaagatcataatgtctaactagttagtgtgatatatatttaaggaGCCTAGTAGtcgtatcaacatctgcaagcaatcaatacctgactgtaaaatcaaataaattcaatacaattcaaaaactttttgacaatatttattgtcatgtaacatagaactgaacacatgtatgattgtagatatgtataacgttctctcattaaataaataaaagtagggctacatttcaaaagaagagaaaataaataaaatgtgaaaattgtgtatgtttaaataaagtgcttaactttcccttttatatctcagtgagagaactgagctctagcttggcttggcaggatgttaaacctgggcttgaatggagtcagggccgctctcatacacatgtggaggtgctcattagtgaccctggaaccatatttagtttggattatgttcattgtag includes these proteins:
- the LOC132848777 gene encoding interferon-induced very large GTPase 1-like is translated as MESSDEEQFEDAKDFLEEDLQRNLSEKQSAEPQLKEDTATSEDIPAPYDISVQSIGTDFARLQWKCVNSISAFELRCSSSTSSIIQTLSQHYAEVSGLCPGTEYTFTVISVSENGNQSTAAKVSAYTIPNPPENITVENIGTTSVTLSWHPPASLEKRYHVLCSHNGTTVYEEETETNTLVIDNLSPGKTYSFHIATVLKNGSRSETAVLDTRTSSNLESFLRDLGLKQHLTDKLSLSSVLQINKSTVTDDPAQTRSDLPWLFLKKLMMVNVTARSVKCALSNTDDEDLNLDLYRDLESLDLNQDLSHKVNPLDIITALFLCSDSFLQQEIAFKMSMCQFSVPLLLPNCDTQQSMLMLWALRDIVKKYRPHSLSDPRGFVEDRIVLAELPLVSFVRLGDCSISKSQILNKLLSNPQQYHDTFVHREMDCGDIPRKISNGMVEISWYLPCGSKNIDIFPEPLAIANLRGDISTFETQYSFLCQISTAVFVFFDNFEINYQLLTNTCVKGQLFLVGNAHTKAFNLDLLKRTVAALKLKKNNIILKTKQNDADFVTNLCSAVSDVVKNSSMTVQLEKMTTFAHEFGILIDEDNKECQNAKENAKNINSKIQDTIKFKEEQLPLQGEIWKKLGKIEKEECRLRKAGDKNIEVYKGELTEQKIKLRKQQSSYEMSEAMSCFISALSSSTLERSFFLKWMRMYLDNLSRENLSKLREKYKEKCQQSSEKKEEIAILDKQISNSALGTEHFLREMGQLYEAAVSLPENIQSREQMLHLPKLCAKLLLDGFPLELVDGDASNIPLRWISDVLNELNTLVQPKNKIMVVTVLGVQSTGKSTLLNTMFGVQFAVSSGRCTRGAFMLMIKVTDSFRETLNCDHLVIIDTEGLKSPELAQLDDSYEHDNELATLVVGLSDITIINIAMENSTEMKDILQIVVHAFLRMKEVGKKPMCAFVHQNVADVSAHDKNMRDRKLLLEQLNEMTEAAAKMENKELYKKFTDVMEYDPETGNWYIPGLWHGNPPMAPVNAGYSEAVYDFKKNITNILVNKKISTNNIEEFLEWTKSLWNAVKYENFIFSFRNSLVADAYMKLCTEFHKWEWSLKKDMFKWLTSAETRVSNFEIMKSKSDKTNLQDLLRILKDEASSELDKLEKTILENLNKYYEQTEGHVYLVEKYKEDFVNSAKSLRRETENSVLNKLEAVIEIRKGKNNLDNIKKTHTDKMENKVQKLLKELRKNRNSECMSEEELNNIFENIWEETVKELSFTGLRRRIISDSVFKQLRLNMKQKGSSVAQRLNSGNLDQYGKEEYVVTADTFFKKAIEMMHVYKFEQTVRLQQLADSVIDACMHLINDKKERKADYHDTYIQEILHIIDIKLTSLKKWKVSDEFELSLKLHICAISAREFQAMHDCFIEEHDPRRCLEHFKEKYRADFKDLFSNRDQCQRKAAEFAQLCLSPAVETFICNSLGLDITDTMLQGEHAFQFSTRSFFQFSILKQLLDHSNFENYVSYISSYERFVKKWILKQIEVKFSKGNKLFELEEQHLKGAIMEIKEAIGKAQQETDENESIKGFIQNICRELGKKLVIPNYAAVIVLNNAKQEQFSHWLMQSVEEMEESLKTKFKKEDILRKLKTLKVKPQDELFKRVFGCGKQCPFCKAPCEAGGEAHTHHCASVHRPQGLGSYRYVHSAKLVTNICSTDVNTEVQFRCPETQFEDHPYKKYREIFPDWNIPADPSIEASDYWKFVMAKYNDQFAHAYEAKPADIPPVWKKITKEAAEKSLKECFSIK